The following are encoded in a window of Rubellicoccus peritrichatus genomic DNA:
- the budA gene encoding acetolactate decarboxylase, with the protein MLKPYILTLALAVTLAGFARGSGKVFQYSTIDALLDRVYDGNITVGELKDKGGFGLGTYNGMNGEMIAMDGVFYRISADGTVAEVSDEEESPFSTVCHFDKDSAQNMTMSASSYDDFKEAMDAKLESLNIFYAIRIEGTFNMVKARSVEKQNQPYPPVSEIVEHQSIFNLENVSGTMIGFRCPGYVKGINVPGYHFHFLTNDRKQGGHILGFSTDQAKVSVMKLSKFEMKLPMSKAFLKADFTVDRTSLVHKVEHDTD; encoded by the coding sequence ATGCTAAAACCATATATTCTTACCCTCGCTCTTGCTGTTACTCTGGCTGGCTTTGCCAGGGGAAGTGGCAAAGTTTTTCAGTATTCGACAATCGATGCCCTGCTCGACCGAGTCTACGATGGCAACATCACAGTCGGAGAATTGAAGGATAAAGGAGGCTTCGGCCTCGGAACCTACAATGGAATGAATGGTGAGATGATTGCCATGGATGGCGTCTTCTACCGTATCAGTGCAGATGGAACCGTTGCTGAAGTTTCCGATGAGGAAGAAAGCCCGTTTAGTACGGTTTGCCACTTCGACAAAGACTCCGCGCAGAACATGACCATGTCGGCATCCAGCTATGATGATTTTAAAGAGGCAATGGATGCGAAGCTGGAGTCATTGAATATTTTTTATGCTATTCGCATCGAAGGTACTTTCAACATGGTCAAGGCACGCAGCGTGGAAAAACAAAATCAACCCTATCCTCCAGTCTCAGAAATCGTGGAGCATCAATCCATTTTCAATCTGGAGAACGTAAGCGGAACCATGATCGGATTTCGGTGCCCGGGCTACGTCAAAGGCATCAATGTCCCTGGCTACCACTTTCACTTTTTGACGAATGACCGTAAGCAAGGTGGACACATTTTGGGCTTTTCAACGGACCAGGCAAAGGTGTCTGTAATGAAGCTGAGCAAATTCGAGATGAAGCTTCCGATGAGCAAAGCTTTTTTGAAAGCAGATTTCACGGTGGACCGCACTTCGCTTGTGCACAAAGTCGAACATGATACGGATTAA